A single region of the Halorussus gelatinilyticus genome encodes:
- a CDS encoding alpha-amylase family glycosyl hydrolase, with protein MHEPGPPRFVHAGESVELAPRRPTPDADFSWRVRDRPADSEAGVGDGAVVHLEPDEPGVYELELHAPDGTHRQTVRAFPDPRREARFSLPVSDLSVPEAEITAVSLTGLFNDYTLGRDRMVREGDEFVAEYALPPGDHEGICVVNDDFEHSHTVDVSVPGAGRPRVHLDGRVEDGTLVVTARAEAAPAGSDPEVEFWLDDRDDLSESAVETSGPELRAPVAALPDRARIHAVAVAERHSVADTLVVETGADESVEGSESADESEADSGNVAVSRPNDPPEWAEEATVYQIFVRRFAGETVETTFEEIERRVPYLESLDVDCLWLTPVVGGPTDHGYHVTDYFDTAADLGTRAEFESLVETLREAGVRVVFDLVINHTSRDHPAFQMHSAGVPEYADHYERVPADPAESARDATDTDDVDWAGEGAPGYYFNWTRIPNLNYDSLAVREWMLDVVEEWAPLVDGYRADVAWGVPHGFWKEVRERLKDAESEFLLLDETIPRDPQFHENEFDAHYDTALYGALREVGRGEAPAEVLFDALEANHREGFPESSLLLRYVENHDETRYVEECDEAALRAAAAATFTLPGAPMIYYGQERGVADQRGEMKWYDGDSDLTAHHRRLSELRSERSVLRRGDVERVEREFVRRADGDRPGDGDRPVDADQPADADRLADDRTGGGRDDRTPDPTVAYARDDGDSRVVVVLNFGAESREVALGEPVGTTDLLTGESVAAGDGVEVADAVVLECER; from the coding sequence ATGCACGAACCAGGTCCGCCGAGATTCGTCCACGCGGGCGAGTCCGTCGAACTCGCGCCGCGCCGACCGACCCCCGACGCCGACTTCTCGTGGCGGGTCCGCGACCGTCCCGCCGACAGCGAGGCCGGCGTCGGCGACGGCGCGGTCGTCCACCTCGAACCCGACGAACCCGGCGTCTACGAACTCGAACTGCACGCGCCCGACGGCACCCACCGACAGACCGTCCGTGCGTTCCCCGACCCGCGACGCGAGGCCCGATTCTCGCTCCCCGTCTCGGACCTCTCGGTCCCCGAGGCGGAGATAACGGCCGTCTCGCTCACCGGCCTGTTCAACGACTACACGCTCGGGCGCGACCGGATGGTCCGAGAGGGCGACGAGTTCGTCGCCGAGTACGCCCTCCCGCCGGGTGACCACGAGGGCATCTGCGTCGTGAACGACGACTTCGAACATTCCCACACGGTGGACGTCTCTGTGCCGGGGGCCGGGCGGCCGCGAGTCCACCTCGACGGGCGCGTCGAGGACGGCACTCTCGTCGTGACCGCGCGCGCGGAGGCCGCGCCCGCCGGGAGCGACCCCGAGGTGGAGTTCTGGCTGGACGACCGCGACGACCTCTCGGAGTCGGCCGTCGAGACATCGGGACCCGAACTCCGCGCGCCCGTCGCGGCCCTCCCCGACCGGGCGCGAATCCACGCCGTCGCCGTCGCGGAGCGCCACAGCGTCGCCGACACGCTGGTCGTCGAGACCGGTGCGGACGAATCCGTGGAGGGGAGCGAATCCGCGGACGAGAGCGAGGCGGACTCGGGGAACGTCGCCGTCTCGCGGCCCAACGACCCGCCCGAGTGGGCCGAGGAGGCGACCGTCTACCAGATATTCGTCCGGCGGTTCGCCGGCGAGACCGTCGAGACGACCTTCGAGGAGATAGAGCGGCGGGTTCCCTACCTCGAATCGCTCGACGTGGACTGCCTCTGGCTCACCCCCGTCGTGGGCGGTCCGACCGACCACGGCTACCACGTCACCGACTACTTCGACACCGCCGCCGACCTCGGCACCCGCGCGGAGTTCGAGTCGCTGGTCGAGACGCTCCGAGAGGCGGGCGTCCGGGTCGTCTTCGACCTCGTCATCAATCACACCTCGCGGGACCACCCCGCGTTCCAGATGCACTCGGCGGGCGTGCCCGAGTACGCCGACCACTACGAGCGAGTGCCCGCCGACCCCGCCGAGTCGGCCCGCGACGCGACCGACACCGACGACGTGGACTGGGCGGGCGAGGGCGCGCCGGGGTACTACTTCAACTGGACCCGCATCCCGAACCTGAACTACGACTCGCTGGCGGTCCGCGAGTGGATGCTCGACGTGGTCGAGGAGTGGGCACCGCTGGTGGACGGCTACCGGGCCGACGTGGCGTGGGGCGTCCCCCACGGGTTCTGGAAGGAGGTCCGCGAGCGCCTGAAAGACGCGGAATCGGAGTTCCTCCTGCTGGACGAGACCATCCCGCGCGACCCGCAGTTCCACGAGAACGAGTTCGACGCCCACTACGACACCGCGCTCTACGGCGCGCTCCGGGAGGTCGGACGGGGCGAGGCCCCGGCCGAGGTGCTATTCGACGCGCTGGAGGCGAACCACCGCGAGGGGTTCCCGGAGTCGTCGCTACTGCTCCGGTACGTCGAGAACCACGACGAGACGCGCTACGTCGAGGAGTGCGACGAGGCGGCGCTCCGGGCGGCCGCGGCCGCGACGTTCACCCTGCCGGGCGCGCCGATGATCTACTACGGACAGGAGCGCGGCGTCGCGGACCAGCGCGGGGAGATGAAGTGGTACGACGGGGATTCGGACCTCACCGCGCACCACCGTCGCCTCTCCGAACTGCGGAGCGAGCGGTCGGTTCTGCGTCGCGGCGACGTGGAGCGCGTCGAGCGGGAGTTCGTCCGCCGAGCGGACGGTGACCGACCGGGCGACGGTGACCGACCGGTAGATGCCGACCAACCGGCAGATGCCGACCGACTGGCGGACGACCGGACGGGCGGTGGCCGGGACGACCGGACTCCCGACCCCACCGTCGCCTACGCCCGCGACGACGGCGACTCGCGGGTCGTCGTCGTCCTCAACTTCGGCGCGGAGTCGCGAGAGGTGGCGCTCGGCGAACCGGTCGGGACGACCGACCTGCTGAC